One genomic region from Phragmites australis chromosome 1, lpPhrAust1.1, whole genome shotgun sequence encodes:
- the LOC133917372 gene encoding fasciclin-like arabinogalactan protein 11 — protein sequence MAPTIRRIAVAAAFLAMAAVPAALAQAPAPAATPSGPPNVTAILEKAGQYTTFIRLMKSTQQDTQLNSQLNNSFNGNGYTVFAPTDNAFNNLKPGTLNSLTQQQQVSLVQGHVLPQFYTFDSFETASNPVRTQASGRDGPYTLNITANTNNQLNVSTGVVDVTVNNALSAVKPLAVYSVDKVLLPFELFGAKAPAAAPTASEGKPKKGGSSAAASGPAGSDDSAPTGAASARAVGWSIAGLAAVLGYLL from the coding sequence ATGGCACCAACCATTAGGCGCATTGCCGTCGCGGCGGCGTTCCTGGCGATGGCGGCGGTTCCGGCAGCGCTGGCGCAGGCGCCGGCCCCCGCGGCGACCCCGAGCGGGCCGCCGAACGTGACGGCGATCCTGGAGAAGGCCGGGCAGTACACGACGTTCATCCGGCTGATGAAGTCGACGCAGCAGGACACGCAGCTCAACAGCCAGCTCAACAACTCCTTCAACGGCAACGGCTACACCGTGTTCGCGCCCACCGACAACGCCTTCAACAACCTCAAGCCCGGCACGCTCAACTCCCTcacccagcagcagcaggtcTCGCTCGTCCAGGGCCACGTCCTCCCCCAGTTCTACACCTTCGACTCCTTCGAGACCGCCAGCAACCCCGTCCGCACCCAGGCCTCGGGGCGCGACGGGCCCTACACGCTCAACATCACCGCCAACACCAACAACCAGCTCAACGTCTCCACCGGCGTCGTCGACGTCACCGTCAACAACGCACTCAGCGCCGTCAAGCCGCTCGCCGTCTACTCCGTCGACAAGGTGCTCCTACCCTTCGAGCTGTTCGGGGCCAAGGCCCCTGCCGCAGCGCCCACCGCGTCGGAAGGGAAGCCCAAGAAGGGCGGCtcctccgccgctgcctccgGGCCGGCCGGCTCGGACGATTCCGCGCCCACGGGCGCCGCCAGCGCGAGAGCCGTCGGCTGGAGCATTGCTGGCCTCGCTGCCGTCCTTGGCTACCTGTTGTGA